Proteins encoded by one window of Vibrio panuliri:
- a CDS encoding DNA phosphorothioation-associated putative methyltransferase yields the protein MNDELFAQLVANIKVGKQLPDAIYLHRDAFNALPATLSQFIPAVAKAVSLADNNWNLVKLFKKEFRLSLLHYPDFYTDSYPALKQSLNVDLSKLSHKITSYEDSENPPILHRKETMVLPDSEYYQHFTSLTEEGENAGLYENSRLIGFKRSWENVITRHGYELVDGRLFRSSAVIQPEESGIDRHKTAIVRHELSAPMKSLVKHGYLEGTYSIFDYGCGRGDDLRELEAHGLDALGWDPNFQPDNDKINSDIVNLGFVLNVIEDQDERLEALLGAWELTEKFLVVSVMLENENYIAQFKPYKDGVITSRNTFQKYYAQSEIKAYIERSLQEDTITVAPGIFYIFKDKLEEQQYLQSKYKRHHKWQQLTSPEPVEAKDKAKLLITQNQELFNAFWNTCLELGRVPANDEFEQSEQVRELLGSHKKIFTLLQEMYNTKEFEQAEKRRKEDLLLYFAMGLFEKRKPYTQQPESLKRDIKALFEDYKTALNLAAELLFAIADTALINSQCEKAHSKLPASLLNKNHSLIFHRDFIDELPLLLRVYVGAGLQMYGELNEEIDLIKIHTTSGKLTLTAYDDFEKSVPFLVERIKIKMAEQDIDFFDYVDEKRRPPLLNKHLYMQHGHESYKKQLSFDKRLGKLMEFDSHEETQMFRKEFEILLSKTLKRISGFSLVSVPCD from the coding sequence ATGAACGACGAGCTATTTGCACAGTTAGTTGCAAACATCAAAGTGGGTAAACAGTTACCGGATGCGATTTATCTTCACAGAGATGCATTTAACGCTCTACCCGCCACTCTCTCGCAATTTATTCCCGCAGTTGCAAAAGCAGTAAGCCTTGCAGATAATAACTGGAATCTCGTTAAGCTATTTAAGAAAGAGTTTCGCTTATCACTACTGCACTATCCTGATTTTTATACCGACTCCTACCCCGCTCTTAAACAAAGTTTAAACGTCGACCTATCAAAACTGAGCCATAAAATCACAAGCTATGAAGACTCAGAAAATCCACCTATATTGCATCGCAAAGAGACTATGGTTCTGCCAGACAGTGAATATTACCAACACTTTACCTCGCTAACCGAGGAAGGTGAAAATGCGGGTCTGTATGAAAACAGTCGACTGATTGGATTCAAACGCTCATGGGAAAATGTAATCACACGTCATGGCTATGAGCTCGTTGATGGTCGGTTATTTCGTAGTTCAGCCGTTATTCAACCTGAAGAGTCAGGAATAGATAGACACAAAACAGCGATTGTTAGGCATGAACTTTCAGCCCCGATGAAGTCACTCGTTAAGCATGGCTACTTAGAAGGCACCTACTCCATCTTTGACTATGGTTGCGGTCGAGGTGATGACTTAAGAGAGCTGGAAGCACACGGACTGGATGCACTAGGCTGGGACCCAAATTTCCAACCCGACAACGATAAAATCAACTCTGATATTGTTAACTTAGGCTTTGTGCTGAACGTCATCGAAGACCAAGACGAGCGACTAGAAGCGTTACTTGGTGCATGGGAGCTTACCGAGAAATTTTTAGTGGTTTCAGTGATGTTGGAAAATGAGAACTACATAGCTCAGTTCAAGCCATATAAAGATGGGGTAATCACCTCACGGAACACATTTCAAAAATACTACGCACAATCTGAGATAAAAGCTTACATCGAGCGAAGCTTGCAAGAAGATACCATTACCGTCGCGCCCGGTATTTTTTATATATTCAAAGACAAACTGGAAGAGCAGCAATACCTACAAAGCAAATATAAACGCCACCACAAATGGCAACAACTCACCTCTCCGGAACCAGTTGAAGCAAAAGACAAAGCCAAACTGCTTATCACACAGAACCAAGAACTATTTAACGCCTTCTGGAACACTTGTTTAGAGCTAGGTCGAGTGCCCGCAAATGATGAATTTGAACAATCAGAACAGGTTCGCGAGTTACTAGGCTCTCATAAGAAGATATTTACGCTGCTTCAAGAGATGTACAACACCAAAGAGTTCGAGCAAGCAGAGAAAAGGCGCAAAGAAGATTTGTTGCTTTACTTCGCGATGGGTTTGTTTGAGAAAAGAAAGCCTTACACTCAACAACCTGAATCTCTCAAACGTGACATCAAAGCTCTATTTGAAGACTATAAAACCGCGCTCAACCTTGCCGCAGAACTACTGTTTGCGATCGCCGATACTGCGTTGATTAACTCTCAATGCGAAAAAGCACATTCAAAACTGCCTGCGAGCCTGTTAAACAAAAACCATTCACTGATTTTCCATCGAGACTTTATTGATGAGTTACCCCTGCTTCTTCGCGTTTACGTAGGCGCAGGTTTGCAAATGTATGGTGAGCTAAACGAAGAAATCGACCTTATCAAAATTCACACCACTTCAGGCAAGCTCACACTCACAGCCTATGATGACTTTGAAAAATCAGTCCCATTCTTAGTTGAGCGCATCAAAATCAAAATGGCAGAGCAAGACATCGACTTCTTTGATTATGTAGATGAAAAACGCAGACCGCCTCTGTTGAACAAGCATCTTTACATGCAACACGGACACGAGAGCTACAAAAAGCAGCTGAGCTTTGATAAACGATTAGGAAAATTGATGGAGTTCGATTCTCACGAAGAAACTCAAATGTTCAGGAAAGAGTTTGAAATTCTTTTGTCGAAAACACTTAAGAGAATCAGCGGGTTTAGCCTCGTTTCAGTACCATGCGACTAA
- the yecR gene encoding YecR family lipoprotein, which translates to MRFKLTVVLVAVATLAGCANPVNKDWFVTQGSKSDATIMLAYDEGLFQQAIVDEQDAFTIAKQGCKAWGFKNAQSLGIPLEQCARRDKLFGCVSTRYTQIYQCTH; encoded by the coding sequence ATGAGATTCAAACTAACAGTAGTGCTGGTTGCAGTGGCAACATTGGCTGGTTGTGCTAACCCTGTAAATAAAGACTGGTTTGTTACCCAAGGCAGTAAGAGTGACGCAACGATTATGCTGGCTTATGACGAAGGCTTGTTTCAACAAGCGATTGTCGATGAGCAAGATGCCTTCACGATAGCCAAACAGGGCTGCAAAGCTTGGGGGTTTAAAAACGCCCAAAGTCTCGGCATACCACTTGAGCAATGTGCTCGCCGCGACAAACTATTTGGTTGTGTATCGACACGTTATACGCAAATTTATCAGTGCACTCACTGA
- the dndE gene encoding DNA sulfur modification protein DndE, producing the protein MLPNRMNLTRATEEQLKKLKGYTGITPNVSARIAFFRSIESDFRYQGQEAKLDGSLVLDKYTWLGETSDVTELMLKMYYPDLDTKEYQQAWAAHVEDGIASLRNHKTLINLSSSI; encoded by the coding sequence ATGCTACCTAATCGTATGAACCTGACTCGCGCTACTGAAGAGCAGCTTAAAAAGTTGAAGGGCTATACTGGTATCACTCCAAACGTATCGGCACGTATTGCTTTCTTCCGTTCAATAGAAAGTGACTTCCGTTATCAAGGCCAAGAAGCCAAGTTAGACGGCTCACTTGTGTTGGATAAGTATACTTGGCTTGGTGAGACTAGTGATGTAACAGAGCTAATGTTGAAGATGTACTACCCTGATCTTGATACTAAAGAATACCAACAAGCTTGGGCAGCACATGTAGAAGATGGGATTGCTAGTTTAAGAAACCATAAAACATTAATTAATTTATCATCTTCAATTTAA
- the dndB gene encoding DNA sulfur modification protein DndB → MQNQDSGYCYSFPAVRGIQAGRPFYIATCPLRIIPKIFSYNEDDVPPELRAQRTLNKTRIPEMVKYLLDNPKDYVFSALTVSVGVDISFDDHDGAPNLGTLKVPMDAQILINDGQHRRKAIEEALRENPDLGQDNIPVLFFIDEGLTRSQQMFADLNKYAVKPSPSLGTLYDHRDESSELARELATKVQPFIGLTEMEKSNISPKSNKLFTLSSIKQSTRALLSKGPKDGFSEEEKQLAAEFWQEVTCHIKDWQMVIDKQVSPAQLRQEYIHAHGVGLHAIGVLGKHLLCQEPKQWKEKLQKLAKVNWLKTNPEWIRRSMNHGKLSKSTQNIQLTANALKIELGLPLTPEEKALEKQLS, encoded by the coding sequence ATGCAAAATCAAGATTCAGGCTATTGCTACTCTTTTCCTGCTGTTAGAGGTATTCAAGCAGGACGACCATTTTACATTGCGACGTGCCCTCTTAGAATTATCCCGAAAATTTTCAGTTATAACGAAGATGATGTTCCTCCTGAGCTAAGAGCACAGCGAACGTTGAACAAAACTCGTATTCCTGAAATGGTTAAGTACCTTCTTGATAATCCAAAAGATTATGTTTTTTCCGCATTGACAGTATCTGTGGGTGTTGATATTTCCTTCGACGATCATGATGGTGCGCCGAATCTAGGAACTCTAAAAGTTCCTATGGATGCACAAATCTTGATTAATGACGGACAACATCGTCGTAAGGCAATTGAAGAAGCTCTGCGAGAAAACCCAGACCTAGGCCAAGACAACATTCCCGTGTTGTTTTTTATTGATGAAGGGTTGACTCGTAGCCAACAGATGTTTGCCGATTTAAACAAGTATGCGGTTAAACCTAGCCCATCTTTAGGTACGCTGTATGACCACAGAGATGAAAGCTCTGAACTTGCTCGTGAACTAGCAACTAAGGTGCAACCGTTCATCGGCTTGACTGAAATGGAGAAGTCCAATATCAGCCCAAAGTCGAACAAACTTTTCACTCTGAGTAGTATCAAGCAATCAACTCGTGCTCTCTTGAGCAAAGGTCCTAAAGATGGCTTCAGTGAAGAAGAGAAGCAACTCGCCGCTGAATTTTGGCAAGAAGTAACTTGTCATATAAAAGATTGGCAAATGGTGATCGATAAACAAGTCTCACCAGCACAACTTCGCCAAGAGTACATTCACGCACATGGCGTTGGACTACATGCTATTGGCGTATTAGGTAAACACCTACTATGCCAAGAACCAAAACAATGGAAAGAAAAGCTTCAGAAGTTAGCCAAAGTTAACTGGTTAAAAACCAATCCGGAATGGATCAGACGAAGCATGAACCACGGCAAGCTAAGTAAGTCTACACAGAACATTCAACTTACTGCCAATGCACTAAAAATTGAACTTGGGTTACCACTAACCCCAGAAGAAAAAGCTCTAGAGAAGCAGTTATCATGA
- a CDS encoding DNA phosphorothioation system sulfurtransferase DndC produces the protein MIHELKLAEDLAEYEDFINAEDFANNRLSHYIADVQRVYCADKRPWVIGYSGGKDSSAVMSLVYLALLGLEPKDRKKPIFVVSSDTLVETPVVVNHIKDSLAAIEKGAKRDNLPITCHKVVPKDNQTFWANLLGKGYPAPTRSFRWCTERMKIDPVSDFIKSKVSQFDEVIVVLGSRSQESASRAQVIAKHKIDGSRLARHTTLANAFIFTPIDTWGVDDVWKILRFSHQKQVQTPNGISKSWVNKYDLEEWRNPWGGKNLKLWNLYRDSSGQGECPLVIDESTPSCGNSRFGCWTCTVVTKDRAMESLIQNGEEWMAPLLEFRNQLAATNVPKDKDEYRNFKRRTGRVHDQIKKLPWDIKTPEAAIKYIKTEKRDELYDTQEFRIINDTDSQPLSIEILDGETVVETVIYQVDTKDSKERRAWFWSRYTPGPYWLKYRRQWLRELLELDKKFKAEGREIELITVPELHAIRQEWIHDPNEPDWDDSLPTIFKDVYGYDLDWVYDDNASFGKDDAQLIHELCDNFDIAPEMIMKLIELEVSMEGLSRRSGISNKIASLLKRDWGSLEEIKQKHASQQSKAEFDIHQKEIERYNEQLADLDKQLQKEF, from the coding sequence ATGATACACGAGCTAAAACTGGCAGAAGACCTAGCCGAATACGAAGACTTTATCAATGCAGAAGACTTCGCAAATAACAGACTAAGCCACTACATTGCAGACGTGCAGCGTGTCTACTGTGCCGACAAACGCCCATGGGTAATTGGCTACAGCGGTGGTAAAGATTCATCAGCTGTCATGTCGTTAGTTTACTTGGCACTCCTTGGCTTAGAACCAAAAGACCGTAAAAAACCAATCTTTGTTGTATCTTCAGACACACTTGTTGAAACACCTGTAGTCGTTAACCACATCAAAGACTCATTAGCCGCTATTGAGAAAGGTGCGAAGCGCGATAACCTACCTATTACTTGCCATAAAGTCGTCCCTAAAGACAATCAAACGTTTTGGGCAAACTTGCTTGGTAAAGGCTATCCGGCACCAACACGCTCTTTCCGTTGGTGTACAGAAAGAATGAAAATTGACCCTGTGAGCGACTTTATCAAGTCTAAAGTCTCACAATTTGACGAAGTGATTGTCGTACTTGGCTCTCGCAGCCAAGAAAGTGCATCACGTGCGCAGGTCATTGCGAAACATAAAATTGACGGTTCAAGATTAGCCCGCCACACAACACTAGCTAATGCATTCATTTTCACCCCTATCGATACCTGGGGTGTTGATGATGTTTGGAAAATTCTTCGATTCAGTCACCAAAAGCAGGTACAAACACCAAACGGGATATCTAAATCTTGGGTAAACAAATATGACCTCGAAGAATGGCGAAACCCATGGGGTGGAAAAAATTTAAAGCTCTGGAATCTCTATCGTGATTCATCAGGTCAAGGAGAATGCCCATTAGTAATAGATGAATCCACACCATCATGCGGTAACTCTCGCTTCGGATGCTGGACATGTACTGTCGTAACTAAAGACCGTGCAATGGAAAGCCTGATCCAGAACGGGGAAGAGTGGATGGCTCCCCTTCTGGAGTTCCGCAACCAGCTTGCAGCGACCAATGTACCCAAAGACAAAGATGAGTATCGAAACTTTAAGAGAAGAACTGGGCGAGTTCACGATCAAATCAAAAAATTACCTTGGGACATAAAAACTCCAGAAGCAGCAATTAAGTACATTAAAACTGAAAAACGTGATGAGCTGTATGATACTCAAGAATTTCGTATCATTAACGATACTGATAGTCAGCCTTTATCGATTGAGATTCTTGACGGTGAAACTGTTGTCGAAACTGTTATTTACCAAGTTGATACCAAGGACTCAAAAGAGCGTAGAGCATGGTTTTGGTCACGCTATACTCCGGGTCCATACTGGCTAAAGTATCGTCGCCAGTGGTTGCGCGAGTTGCTAGAACTGGATAAGAAGTTTAAAGCTGAAGGAAGAGAGATCGAGCTGATCACCGTCCCTGAACTTCATGCTATTCGCCAAGAGTGGATTCACGATCCAAATGAACCAGATTGGGACGACTCTTTACCTACGATTTTCAAAGATGTTTATGGTTACGACCTTGATTGGGTTTATGACGACAACGCGAGTTTTGGTAAAGATGATGCACAGTTAATTCATGAGCTTTGTGACAACTTTGATATTGCACCAGAGATGATCATGAAGCTTATCGAACTAGAAGTCTCAATGGAAGGTTTAAGCCGTCGTAGTGGCATTTCCAATAAAATCGCATCGCTATTAAAACGAGATTGGGGAAGCTTAGAAGAAATCAAGCAAAAGCATGCCTCGCAGCAAAGTAAAGCCGAGTTTGATATCCACCAAAAAGAGATCGAGCGCTATAACGAGCAACTTGCCGATCTAGACAAGCAGCTTCAAAAAGAGTTTTAA
- a CDS encoding universal stress protein, which produces MKYNHILVALDLSDESKILIDRAVFLAKTVDAQLSFIHVDGNIGEVYPDLIDIAAEPEQRPLNLHAMEYLHEFQDYVDYPLQHFFVGTGDLAAKLKGVTEENQVDLIICGHHHDFISHFISYSRRLLNKATVDILVVPV; this is translated from the coding sequence ATGAAATACAACCATATTCTCGTTGCATTAGATCTTTCGGATGAGAGTAAAATATTGATTGATAGAGCGGTGTTTCTGGCAAAAACTGTCGACGCGCAACTCTCGTTTATTCATGTCGATGGCAATATTGGCGAAGTCTATCCCGACCTGATTGATATTGCGGCTGAGCCTGAGCAGCGCCCGTTGAACTTACATGCTATGGAGTATCTGCATGAATTTCAGGACTACGTTGACTACCCTTTGCAACACTTCTTTGTTGGAACAGGGGATCTCGCCGCTAAGTTGAAGGGAGTCACTGAAGAGAATCAAGTGGATTTGATTATCTGTGGTCACCATCATGATTTTATCAGTCACTTTATTTCGTACTCTCGTCGACTACTGAACAAAGCCACCGTGGATATTTTGGTTGTACCGGTTTAA
- a CDS encoding methyl-accepting chemotaxis protein — protein MLNNISIRYLVLLPALLMGICLASMSAFSFYNIKDNVESLNTNFVQVLDEEGLIAKVIEDTYKIRLILTSSSFVHNNNYRNDVDNWLTGITQNINYLRQIDSIKNHADETLKQINQYAYFAQNLYVKKGEYESGVLSQADWQRFDTEATAAGNNMVTSVFKLSDFIKKSAEQQIETSYQSLERMIVISITLCLTVFAVISLASYLLSKQIVKPIISAQQNINLLANGNLSDIDLDCNGTNEVFVLNNDLQKSCINLSSTVQSLLTVSDEVAAASTELSTIMEEAENNAHKENNEVLLVASAINELSSTADNVRDNAVAADEKSREIEGVTEKGVMIFNQSFEANKDVSISLAEMADIVLSVKNQSDKISTVIDVIRSISEQTNLLALNAAIEAARAGESGRGFAVVADEVRMLAKRTSDSTAEIQSIIEELQQQSEKANLSMDTCLSLVERNQELAQEVNSALQSIATSISEITEINTLVATASEEQSQVTMELNSNINNISEIININAAGITQSVSASRQLSELAESQKQQLSFFTVS, from the coding sequence ATGTTAAATAATATATCAATTCGATACCTGGTTTTGCTGCCGGCTCTGTTGATGGGGATATGCCTTGCGTCAATGAGTGCGTTTTCGTTCTACAACATTAAAGATAATGTTGAGTCTTTAAACACCAATTTTGTGCAAGTCTTAGATGAAGAAGGATTGATCGCTAAAGTTATCGAAGATACTTATAAGATCCGTCTTATTCTTACCTCATCCTCTTTTGTTCATAATAATAACTATCGCAATGATGTTGATAACTGGCTAACGGGGATTACACAGAATATCAATTATTTGCGTCAAATTGATTCGATCAAAAACCATGCTGATGAAACGCTGAAGCAAATTAATCAATATGCCTACTTCGCTCAAAATTTATACGTTAAAAAAGGTGAGTACGAAAGCGGCGTATTGTCTCAAGCGGATTGGCAACGTTTTGATACAGAAGCGACTGCTGCGGGGAATAATATGGTCACGTCGGTGTTTAAGCTGAGTGATTTTATTAAAAAGTCCGCAGAGCAGCAGATCGAAACTTCTTATCAAAGCTTGGAACGTATGATCGTGATTAGCATTACGCTGTGCTTGACGGTGTTTGCAGTGATTAGTCTTGCGTCTTATTTGCTCTCTAAACAGATCGTAAAACCCATTATTAGTGCACAACAAAATATCAATCTACTCGCTAACGGAAATTTATCGGATATCGATTTAGATTGTAACGGTACGAATGAAGTGTTTGTGCTGAATAACGACTTGCAAAAATCTTGCATTAACCTCTCTTCAACAGTGCAAAGCCTTCTGACAGTCAGTGATGAAGTCGCAGCGGCATCGACGGAGCTATCAACGATCATGGAAGAAGCGGAGAATAATGCACACAAAGAAAATAACGAAGTTCTACTGGTCGCTTCTGCAATTAATGAGCTGTCTAGCACCGCAGATAATGTCCGTGACAACGCCGTTGCAGCGGATGAAAAATCGCGTGAAATTGAGGGCGTCACTGAAAAAGGGGTGATGATCTTTAATCAAAGTTTTGAAGCCAACAAAGATGTCAGCATTAGCTTGGCTGAAATGGCGGATATTGTTCTATCGGTTAAAAATCAATCAGATAAAATTAGCACAGTGATTGATGTTATTCGTTCAATCTCAGAGCAAACAAACTTGTTGGCATTGAATGCAGCGATTGAAGCCGCGCGAGCGGGTGAGTCGGGACGTGGTTTCGCGGTAGTTGCTGACGAAGTGCGTATGCTTGCCAAGAGAACGTCAGATTCAACGGCAGAAATTCAGTCCATTATTGAAGAGCTTCAGCAGCAGTCTGAAAAAGCGAACTTAAGTATGGATACATGCTTAAGCTTGGTGGAACGTAACCAAGAACTTGCGCAAGAAGTTAACTCTGCGCTGCAATCTATCGCAACGTCTATTTCAGAGATCACGGAAATCAACACGCTGGTGGCTACGGCGTCTGAAGAGCAATCTCAAGTGACGATGGAGTTGAACAGCAATATTAATAATATCTCTGAAATTATTAATATTAACGCGGCGGGTATTACTCAAAGTGTTAGCGCTTCTCGCCAACTCTCAGAATTGGCGGAATCACAGAAGCAACAGCTATCATTTTTCACCGTTAGTTAA
- the dndD gene encoding DNA sulfur modification protein DndD has product MLITRLTLNNFRVFRGVHEIDLRPAPARLSKNGPIKGTERPIILFGGLNGAGKTSILTAVRLALFGRQSFSQVLSNGEYIEALSELIHKGVGHGGVQDNASIELEFKYSQNGEENTYKIIRGWKRGKKDSLCLEKDGFRIPELNYEQCQGFLNELIPTGIADLFFFDGEKIAELAEDESGTVLKTAVRRLLGLDVIAKLKSDLNIFLKKQGSSALSQSLKEEIDSLDEQRISHERNAEKLRGKADIVDAQIELTSRDILSLENKLSQNGGAWAKTREDEQQKVDSLLKEKVELEKQIRMEMETSLPFALAPNAMQRLQTQIKQEQQIKKKQNFGNELDSFLETLRSKYPSFDTEMAQNAIADSFKAHVGEFDSAELLLDISDRQANTIDYQLSNLSQESFSRFDEARARLQNVEEEIDNASNNIARAPEQEQVQELFADVRALDKKKEKLIIEYHALLEEAKRELRQALETARQIQKLHDKNKDQSHKDQSISNAQNSILLLEKFGEQLTKARVKQLENEFVQSYKKLARKEDLQLSASINPASFDVELIDEHGIKINRKAMSAGEKQIYAISILEALGRTSGRKLPIIIDTPLGRLDSHHRDKLVENYFPTASHQVVILSTDTEIDRNYTSLIQDDIARTYEICFDGTTKSSTLKEGYFWRETTKEAV; this is encoded by the coding sequence ATGTTAATTACAAGACTAACTCTCAACAACTTTCGAGTGTTCCGTGGCGTTCATGAAATCGACTTGCGCCCAGCTCCTGCCCGCCTAAGTAAAAATGGGCCGATTAAAGGCACTGAACGACCTATTATTCTTTTTGGCGGTTTAAACGGAGCTGGTAAAACTTCGATCCTAACCGCTGTGCGTTTAGCTCTATTTGGGCGCCAATCTTTTAGCCAAGTCCTTTCCAATGGCGAATATATTGAAGCTCTATCTGAGCTTATTCACAAAGGTGTAGGGCATGGTGGCGTGCAAGATAACGCCTCGATCGAGCTTGAGTTCAAATATAGCCAAAACGGCGAAGAAAATACCTACAAAATCATTCGTGGTTGGAAGCGTGGTAAAAAAGATAGCCTTTGTCTTGAGAAGGATGGCTTCCGAATCCCAGAGCTCAACTACGAGCAGTGTCAGGGGTTCCTGAACGAACTGATCCCAACAGGCATCGCTGACTTGTTCTTTTTCGACGGTGAAAAAATCGCAGAACTGGCAGAAGATGAGTCAGGTACAGTGCTAAAGACTGCTGTCCGTCGTCTACTGGGCTTAGATGTTATCGCAAAACTCAAGAGTGACTTAAATATCTTCTTGAAGAAACAAGGCTCTAGTGCACTAAGCCAATCGTTAAAAGAGGAAATAGATTCTCTTGATGAGCAACGTATCAGCCACGAGCGCAATGCAGAGAAACTTCGTGGTAAAGCGGACATCGTTGACGCACAAATTGAGCTCACATCGCGAGATATTCTTAGTCTAGAAAACAAGCTATCTCAAAACGGCGGCGCTTGGGCTAAAACTCGAGAAGATGAGCAACAAAAAGTAGATAGCTTGCTCAAAGAGAAAGTCGAGCTCGAAAAGCAAATTCGCATGGAAATGGAGACAAGTCTTCCATTCGCACTAGCACCTAATGCCATGCAGCGTCTTCAAACTCAGATCAAGCAAGAACAACAGATTAAAAAGAAACAAAACTTTGGTAACGAGCTGGACTCATTCTTAGAAACGCTACGTTCAAAGTACCCAAGTTTTGATACAGAGATGGCTCAAAATGCCATTGCGGATAGCTTCAAAGCACACGTGGGTGAATTTGATTCTGCCGAGCTGCTTTTAGATATCTCTGACCGCCAAGCAAATACTATTGACTATCAACTATCGAATCTATCTCAAGAGTCTTTTTCACGTTTCGATGAAGCACGAGCCCGTCTTCAAAACGTAGAAGAAGAAATAGATAACGCCTCAAACAATATTGCACGAGCTCCTGAACAAGAGCAGGTGCAAGAGCTTTTTGCAGACGTACGCGCATTAGATAAGAAAAAAGAAAAACTGATTATCGAGTATCATGCTTTGCTTGAGGAAGCGAAACGCGAATTGCGCCAAGCACTAGAGACAGCTCGTCAGATTCAGAAACTACACGATAAAAACAAAGATCAATCCCATAAAGATCAGAGTATTAGCAATGCTCAAAACTCAATCTTATTACTTGAGAAATTTGGGGAGCAGCTAACTAAAGCTCGCGTAAAGCAGTTAGAAAACGAGTTTGTGCAGTCTTACAAGAAGCTGGCTCGTAAAGAAGACTTGCAGCTATCCGCTTCGATTAACCCAGCATCGTTTGATGTTGAGTTAATCGATGAACACGGCATTAAGATCAATCGTAAAGCAATGTCTGCGGGCGAAAAACAGATCTACGCGATCTCAATTTTAGAAGCACTAGGTCGTACATCGGGTCGTAAACTGCCAATTATTATTGATACACCACTAGGTCGCTTAGACTCGCACCACCGTGACAAACTGGTAGAAAATTACTTCCCTACCGCCAGCCACCAAGTTGTGATTCTATCTACTGATACAGAAATCGATAGAAACTACACCAGTCTTATTCAAGACGATATTGCTCGCACTTACGAAATCTGTTTTGACGGTACAACTAAGTCTTCAACTTTGAAGGAAGGTTACTTCTGGAGAGAAACAACTAAGGAGGCTGTGTAA